A single genomic interval of Thermodesulfobacteriota bacterium harbors:
- a CDS encoding SMI1/KNR4 family protein, translated as MLTKLVAAVQKQDKRNVFKPFLGEVTSIPEEFREFYKTNNPVDVEIRLDNLSQIRFYSVERLPAIKKEYNLPESAFCFATSNGDPIYYLNGKIYTEAHGGDPSPELLARSFNDYIQFIIKHLRIRKIR; from the coding sequence ATGCTTACTAAGCTTGTTGCGGCTGTGCAGAAGCAAGATAAGCGCAATGTTTTCAAGCCTTTTTTGGGCGAGGTTACTTCTATACCTGAGGAATTTCGCGAGTTTTATAAAACCAACAACCCTGTAGATGTCGAAATAAGGCTCGACAACCTTTCCCAAATCAGGTTTTACAGCGTAGAACGCTTACCAGCAATAAAAAAAGAGTATAATTTACCGGAGTCTGCCTTTTGCTTTGCGACCAGTAACGGTGACCCAATTTACTATCTGAATGGGAAGATATATACTGAAGCACACGGCGGTGACCCAAGCCCTGAGCTTTTGGCGAGAAGCTTTAACGACTATATACAATTTATTATAAAGCATTTACGCATCAGAAAAATTAGGTAG